The Cervus elaphus chromosome 32, mCerEla1.1, whole genome shotgun sequence genome window below encodes:
- the STAR gene encoding steroidogenic acute regulatory protein, mitochondrial, which produces MFLATFKLCAGSSYRHVRSMKGLRQQAVLAIGQELNRRALGGPAPAVWINQVRRRGSLLGSQLEDPLYSDQELAYIQQGEEAMQKALGIIRDQEGWKKESRQANGDEVLSKVIPDVGKVFRLEVVVDQPMERLYEELVERMEAMGEWNPNVKEIKVLQKIGKDTVITHELAAEAAGNLVGPRDFVSVRCTKRRGSMCVLAGTATLYEEMPQQKGVIRAEHGPTCMVLRPLAGSPSRTKLTWLLSIDLKGWLPKTIINQVLSQTQVDFANHLRKRLESCPAPEARC; this is translated from the exons ATGTTCCTCGCGACGTTTAAGCTGTGTGCCGGGAGCTCCTACAGACACGTGCGCAGCATGAAGG GGCTGCGGCAGCAGGCCGTGCTGGCCATCGGCCAGGAGCTGAACCGGAGGGCCCTGGGGGGCCCGGCCCCAGCTGTGTGGATTAACCAGGTTCGGCGTCGCGGCTCTCTGCTAG GTTCTCAGCTGGAAGACCCTCTCTACAGCGACCAAGAGCTGGCCTATATCCAGCAGGGAGAGGAGGCCATGCAGAAGGCCCTGGGCATCATCAGAGACCAGGAGGGCTGGAAGAAGGAGAGCCGGCAG GCCAATGGGGACGAGGTGCTGAGTAAAGTGATCCCCGACGTGGGCAAGGTATTCCggttggaggtggtggtggaccAGCCCATGGAGAGGCTTTACGAAGAGCTTGTGGAGCGCATGGAGGCCATGGGCGAGTGGAACCCCAATGTCAAGGAGATCAAG GTCCTGCAGAAGATTGGAAAAGACACGGTCATCACTCACGAGTTGGCTGCAGAGGCGGCAGGAAACCTCGTGGGGCCCCGAGACTTCGTGAGTGTGCGCTGTACCAAGCGCCGGGGCTCCATGTGCGTGCTGGCTGGCACAGCCACACTCTACGAGGAGATGCCCCAGCAGAAGGGTGTCATCAG agctgagcatggccccacctgCATGGTGCTCCGCCCCCTGGCTGGAAGTCCCTCAAGGACCAAACTCACCTGGCTGCTCAGCATTGACCTCAAG GGATGGCTGCCGAAGACCATCATCAACCAGGTCCTCTCGCAGACCCAGGTGGATTTTGCCAATCACCTGCGCAAGCGCCTGGAGTCCTGCCCCGCTCCTGAAGCCAGGTGTTGA